In Sulfitobacter sp. M39, the following proteins share a genomic window:
- a CDS encoding HK97 family phage prohead protease encodes MLEGFAGGGLELRKRASGALALQGSFPYGKRAVLSDGGRSGRPKKEAIAPGAFAYRINTPSEHGGAKDIHLLSGHDFGKPLASVRSGTLDIKDSPEAVTFTATISEEMQEVSYVKDVLAAVSAGLAIGISPGFRLPPKRRVPNPETIEDEGMDPENGAFNAVIRTVLQALLYEMSIVTRPAYPETQIEARNWTPDGLLQSDGLGIGLHRTLNRWRA; translated from the coding sequence ATGCTAGAAGGCTTTGCAGGCGGCGGTCTGGAACTACGCAAAAGGGCATCCGGTGCGTTGGCATTGCAAGGCTCTTTTCCCTACGGCAAACGGGCGGTCCTCAGTGATGGGGGCCGTTCCGGCAGGCCAAAGAAAGAGGCAATTGCGCCCGGTGCTTTTGCCTATCGGATCAACACCCCGTCTGAGCATGGCGGGGCAAAGGACATTCACCTGTTGTCTGGTCACGACTTTGGCAAACCTTTGGCATCGGTTCGGTCTGGCACTTTGGACATTAAAGACAGTCCTGAGGCAGTGACGTTCACGGCAACCATTTCTGAGGAAATGCAAGAGGTCAGCTATGTTAAAGACGTTCTTGCGGCGGTGTCTGCCGGGTTGGCAATCGGCATATCGCCGGGGTTTCGCCTCCCACCAAAGCGGCGGGTTCCTAATCCTGAGACGATTGAAGATGAAGGGATGGACCCAGAAAACGGGGCGTTCAATGCGGTCATTCGCACGGTGTTGCAAGCCTTGCTTTACGAAATGTCGATTGTGACAAGACCCGCTTATCCAGAAACCCAGATCGAAGCGCGAAATTGGACGCCTGACGGGCTATTGCAATCGGATGGGCTTGGGATTGGCCTGCATCGCACTTTGAACAGATGGAGGGCCTAA
- a CDS encoding lysozyme inhibitor LprI family protein, whose translation MLKYVFFWLLLIPATATAEKAAPASELLSECTAPQTDPNAVHECLFAMGDQVERDMVRAYLDAQAALAAFDQAFSRKADASASALLQSSQIAFEEYRKYHCAFPERLSLGGTAAINVTLSCRIDLTRSRIEQLQDYATAR comes from the coding sequence ATGTTGAAATACGTGTTCTTTTGGCTGCTGTTGATCCCGGCAACGGCCACCGCTGAAAAAGCAGCCCCTGCATCAGAACTTTTGTCAGAATGCACCGCGCCACAGACAGATCCGAACGCCGTGCATGAATGTCTGTTTGCAATGGGCGATCAGGTGGAGCGCGACATGGTGCGCGCCTATCTCGATGCCCAAGCGGCGCTGGCTGCGTTTGATCAGGCGTTTTCGCGAAAGGCCGATGCCTCGGCGAGCGCGTTGCTTCAGAGCTCTCAGATCGCATTTGAAGAATACCGCAAATATCACTGCGCGTTTCCCGAACGCTTGTCGTTGGGGGGAACGGCCGCGATCAACGTGACGCTGAGCTGCCGGATTGACCTGACGCGATCGCGCATCGAGCAGTTGCAAGACTACGCCACCGCACGCTGA
- a CDS encoding MBL fold metallo-hydrolase produces MLPPDDFDPAIGIAETLEPGLRRIVADNPSPMTYRGTNTYLLGTRGIAVIDPGPASPRHLQAIRDAIGPDQHISHIIVTHTHLDHSPLARDLARACGAPILAFGDAFSGRSAVMQQLAAVSDIGGGEGIDAEFIPDQPLSHGETIAGDDWTLSVIHTPGHIGNHISLGWDDACFTADHVMGWASSLVSPPDGDLTDFMASCAELQKTDWRVFYPGHGAAVTDPAARLDWLVSHRRSREADILRALSQAPATAAQLAAAIYTETPPALLGAATRNVLAHLIDLTGKNRVAPVDSLSATATFRRV; encoded by the coding sequence ATGCTGCCCCCTGACGACTTCGACCCCGCCATCGGTATTGCCGAGACCTTGGAACCGGGCCTGCGCCGCATCGTGGCCGACAACCCCTCGCCCATGACCTACCGTGGCACGAATACCTATCTGCTGGGCACGCGCGGCATCGCCGTGATCGATCCCGGCCCTGCGTCGCCGCGGCACCTGCAAGCGATACGCGATGCCATCGGACCCGACCAACACATCAGCCATATCATTGTGACCCATACGCACCTGGACCATTCGCCCCTCGCGCGCGACCTCGCCCGTGCCTGCGGCGCGCCGATACTGGCCTTTGGCGACGCGTTTTCCGGCCGGTCTGCGGTGATGCAACAACTGGCAGCCGTGTCCGATATTGGCGGCGGCGAAGGCATTGATGCAGAGTTCATCCCCGATCAGCCCCTAAGCCACGGAGAGACCATCGCCGGCGACGACTGGACGCTGAGCGTGATTCACACCCCCGGGCATATTGGTAACCACATCAGCCTTGGCTGGGATGACGCCTGCTTCACCGCCGATCACGTCATGGGCTGGGCCAGCTCGCTGGTGTCGCCGCCGGATGGGGATCTCACCGATTTCATGGCCTCCTGTGCCGAGCTGCAAAAAACCGACTGGCGGGTGTTCTATCCGGGTCATGGCGCGGCGGTGACCGACCCCGCCGCGAGGCTCGACTGGCTGGTGTCGCACCGCCGCTCGCGCGAGGCTGATATCCTGCGCGCCCTCAGCCAAGCTCCTGCCACCGCAGCCCAACTTGCTGCCGCGATCTACACCGAAACCCCGCCTGCGCTACTGGGTGCCGCGACCCGCAACGTCCTTGCGCATCTGATTGACCTTACAGGCAAAAACCGCGTCGCCCCCGTTGACTCCCTGTCGGCGACAGCAACCTTTCGGCGGGTCTGA
- a CDS encoding PIN domain-containing protein yields the protein MSEIISAHADCKFENEFVLFDTNVWLAIYGNDPRPEKQVYSDFYASVLEAGNTVIVNEQVISEFFNRFCKMEFESLFGRARWRDYKRLRKTDNNFKSRVSTVKDICLEILSDCTYQQSNLQQDCLETNLSLVVDGELDLTDAALVSECASGKFVLVSHDGDFAKTSIRFVTGNMKVLKMKTAAS from the coding sequence ATGAGTGAGATCATCAGTGCACATGCCGATTGCAAATTCGAAAACGAGTTCGTGTTGTTCGACACAAACGTTTGGCTTGCTATCTACGGAAATGATCCAAGGCCTGAAAAGCAGGTCTATAGTGACTTTTATGCTAGCGTTCTCGAGGCTGGGAATACTGTGATAGTAAATGAGCAGGTGATTTCCGAGTTTTTTAATAGATTTTGCAAAATGGAATTTGAGTCACTATTTGGACGAGCAAGATGGAGAGACTATAAACGACTCCGAAAAACTGACAACAACTTCAAGTCGAGGGTTTCGACTGTAAAGGATATTTGTTTAGAGATATTAAGTGACTGCACATATCAGCAATCAAACCTGCAGCAAGATTGCCTGGAAACTAATCTAAGTTTGGTAGTCGATGGAGAACTCGATTTGACCGACGCCGCGCTAGTAAGCGAATGCGCTTCTGGCAAATTTGTACTTGTCTCTCATGATGGTGATTTTGCCAAGACTAGTATTAGGTTTGTCACGGGAAATATGAAGGTACTTAAGATGAAAACTGCTGCGAGTTGA
- a CDS encoding STAS-like domain-containing protein, translated as MKFGDHMKTIRISVSSIVGGGICVAASDGKKVHNEIHKIITSGNRAELSFFGVTRMTTAFLNAAVGQLYGELPEDTIRKHLAAPVDYQDWHLDRLKMVVERAKVFFADANAVEELFDDGKGDADE; from the coding sequence ATGAAATTTGGTGATCACATGAAAACAATTAGGATATCAGTATCGTCGATAGTTGGAGGAGGTATCTGTGTCGCGGCGTCAGACGGGAAGAAGGTACACAACGAAATCCATAAGATAATTACAAGCGGAAACCGTGCAGAGCTTTCTTTCTTTGGCGTCACGAGGATGACGACAGCGTTTCTCAATGCAGCCGTGGGACAATTGTATGGTGAACTACCTGAAGATACTATAAGAAAGCACCTAGCGGCTCCAGTTGACTATCAAGATTGGCACTTAGATCGACTTAAGATGGTAGTGGAAAGAGCTAAGGTTTTTTTCGCGGACGCAAACGCTGTAGAAGAACTGTTTGACGATGGGAAAGGCGACGCCGATGAGTGA
- a CDS encoding ASKHA domain-containing protein: MSNDPLVVFTPSGKRGHFAKGTPVLTAARQLGVDLDSVCGGRGICSKCQVSPGYGQFSKHGVTVAQDALSEWNSVEQRYKDKRGLIDGRRLGCQAQIMGDVVIDVPAESQVHKQVVRKRAEARDIVLNPSTKLFYVEVQEPDMHDPSGDLERLCDALRDQWQLENVTADLQILQTLQPALRKGAWKVTVAVHLGDDENPARIMHLWPGFYEGSLYGLAVDLGSTTIAAHLCELQTGEVVASSGVMNPQIRFGEDLMSRVSYSMMNEGGAAEMTRAVRAGMNTLFDEISTEGGIDKGMIVDAVFVCNPVMHHLFLGIDPFELGQAPFALATSNALRLRAMDLDLNIHPSARVYLLPCIAGHVGADAAAVALSEAPDKSDDLVLVVDVGTNAEILLGNRDKVLACSSPTGPAFEGAQISSGQRAAPGAIERVEIDPITKIARFKVIGSDLWSDDPAFEAEIGASGVTGICGSGIIEMVAEMRIHGIVDAPGLIGTAEQTGSANVFADGRTNSYLVYDGTADGGPRITVTNRDIREIQMAKAALYSGARLLMDKFGVDHVDRVVLAGAFGAHISPKHAMILGMIPDAPLDKVTSAGNAAGTGARIALLNTTSRAEIEETVRNIHKIETAIEPRFQEHFVNASAIPNAVEPFPILNSIVTLPTETFNTGGDSSGGTRRRRRR, encoded by the coding sequence ATGAGCAACGATCCCCTTGTGGTATTCACGCCTTCGGGCAAACGCGGTCACTTTGCCAAGGGCACGCCGGTGCTCACGGCGGCGCGGCAGTTGGGCGTTGATCTGGATTCCGTCTGCGGCGGGCGTGGCATCTGTTCGAAATGTCAGGTCTCGCCCGGATATGGGCAGTTCTCTAAGCATGGGGTCACCGTGGCACAGGACGCGCTGTCTGAATGGAACAGCGTCGAACAACGCTACAAGGACAAGCGCGGTCTGATTGATGGCCGCCGTCTGGGCTGTCAGGCGCAGATCATGGGCGACGTGGTGATCGACGTGCCCGCCGAAAGCCAGGTGCACAAACAGGTGGTCCGCAAACGTGCCGAGGCGCGCGATATCGTGCTCAACCCGTCGACCAAGCTCTTTTACGTCGAGGTGCAGGAACCCGACATGCACGACCCCTCGGGCGATCTGGAGCGGCTCTGCGACGCCCTACGCGATCAGTGGCAGCTTGAAAATGTCACCGCCGATCTGCAAATCCTGCAAACGCTGCAACCTGCCCTGCGCAAGGGCGCATGGAAAGTCACCGTCGCCGTGCATTTGGGCGATGATGAGAACCCGGCCCGCATCATGCATCTCTGGCCCGGCTTCTACGAAGGGTCGCTTTACGGGCTGGCGGTCGATCTCGGCTCTACCACCATCGCGGCGCATCTGTGCGAACTGCAAACCGGAGAGGTCGTGGCCTCATCAGGCGTGATGAACCCGCAGATCCGCTTTGGCGAAGACCTGATGAGCCGCGTCAGCTATTCGATGATGAACGAAGGCGGCGCGGCAGAGATGACCCGCGCGGTCCGTGCCGGTATGAACACACTGTTCGACGAAATCAGCACCGAGGGCGGCATCGACAAGGGCATGATCGTGGATGCGGTGTTTGTCTGCAATCCGGTCATGCACCACCTGTTTCTGGGCATCGACCCTTTCGAGCTGGGGCAAGCGCCCTTTGCGCTGGCCACGTCAAACGCGCTGCGTCTGCGTGCCATGGACCTGGACCTGAACATCCACCCCTCTGCCCGCGTCTATCTGCTGCCCTGCATTGCGGGCCATGTGGGCGCGGATGCCGCCGCCGTCGCCTTGTCGGAAGCCCCCGATAAATCCGACGATCTGGTGCTGGTGGTCGATGTGGGCACCAACGCCGAAATCCTGCTGGGCAACCGCGATAAAGTGCTCGCCTGTTCCTCTCCCACCGGTCCCGCCTTCGAGGGCGCGCAGATCAGCAGCGGCCAGCGCGCCGCCCCCGGCGCGATCGAACGGGTAGAGATCGACCCCATCACTAAAATCGCCCGGTTCAAAGTGATCGGCAGCGACCTGTGGTCCGACGATCCCGCCTTCGAGGCCGAGATCGGTGCCAGCGGCGTGACTGGCATCTGCGGCTCGGGCATCATTGAAATGGTCGCTGAAATGCGCATCCACGGTATCGTCGACGCCCCCGGCCTGATCGGCACGGCAGAGCAGACCGGATCAGCCAATGTTTTTGCCGACGGGCGCACCAATTCCTATCTGGTCTATGATGGCACCGCCGATGGCGGCCCGCGCATCACCGTCACCAACCGCGACATCCGCGAAATCCAGATGGCCAAGGCGGCGCTTTATTCCGGTGCGCGGTTACTGATGGATAAATTCGGCGTCGATCACGTGGACCGCGTGGTGCTGGCCGGTGCCTTTGGCGCCCATATCAGCCCCAAACACGCGATGATCCTCGGCATGATCCCCGACGCCCCGCTCGACAAGGTGACATCCGCCGGGAACGCCGCAGGCACCGGCGCGCGCATTGCTTTGCTCAACACCACCAGCCGTGCCGAGATCGAAGAGACGGTCCGCAACATCCACAAGATCGAGACCGCCATCGAACCCCGCTTCCAAGAGCATTTCGTCAACGCCTCTGCCATCCCCAACGCGGTAGAGCCCTTCCCGATCCTCAACAGCATCGTCACCCTCCCGACCGAGACCTTCAACACCGGCGGCGACAGCTCCGGCGGCACCCGCCGCCGCCGCCGCCGCTAA
- a CDS encoding ATP-binding protein, translating to MFFVWLKRYMPRGIYGRAALILLLPVVILQLVMTVIFAQRNYEGVTNQMTDTVLREVELVMQVVDDAPSAAAVPATVQDRLAALDMGVTPVSASEVPTRNRMSWYDYSGRVMVARFDQYLPSFLSLDLTRPTGVHLYVQSRFGPLDLQFERRRISAQNPHQLFVYTFSFGFVMTLISFVYLRNQLRPIKRLARAAEAFGRGRHVPYTPTGAVEVRAAGAAFVDMRARIERQIEQRTLMLSGVSHDLRTPLTRMRLGLSMIDEDDAEPLLQDVDDMQGMLDAFLDFAKGTAEGEAEPLDPHALMQTAVEDAQRAGRNVTLLPPEGDGTGTVRLRRMAILRAVDNLISNGVRYGARAEVSVLLTDKTLRIRVEDDGPGIPEDRRIEAVRPFSRLDPARNQNSGSGGVGLGLAIATDIARAHGGVLRLGSSDTLGGLRADIVIAR from the coding sequence ATGTTCTTTGTCTGGCTCAAACGATATATGCCCCGCGGCATCTATGGGCGCGCTGCCCTGATCCTGCTTTTGCCGGTGGTGATCTTGCAGCTTGTGATGACCGTGATCTTTGCGCAGCGGAACTATGAGGGGGTCACCAACCAGATGACCGATACCGTCTTGCGCGAGGTCGAACTGGTCATGCAGGTGGTCGATGACGCCCCGTCCGCCGCTGCCGTTCCCGCCACGGTTCAAGATCGGCTGGCCGCGCTGGACATGGGGGTAACGCCTGTGTCCGCCAGTGAGGTGCCGACGCGCAACCGGATGTCGTGGTATGATTATTCCGGTCGGGTAATGGTGGCGCGGTTCGATCAGTATCTGCCGTCCTTCCTGAGCCTTGATCTGACGCGGCCCACGGGGGTGCATCTTTATGTGCAGTCGCGCTTTGGCCCGCTTGATCTCCAGTTCGAGAGGCGCAGGATTTCGGCGCAGAACCCGCATCAGCTGTTCGTGTATACCTTCAGCTTCGGCTTTGTCATGACGTTGATCTCCTTCGTTTATCTGCGCAACCAGCTGCGCCCGATCAAGCGGCTTGCCCGCGCGGCCGAAGCCTTTGGCCGCGGGCGTCACGTGCCATATACCCCCACAGGCGCTGTCGAGGTGCGTGCGGCGGGGGCGGCCTTTGTCGATATGCGCGCACGGATCGAGCGGCAGATTGAACAGCGCACCTTGATGTTGTCGGGGGTCAGCCATGACCTGCGCACGCCCCTGACGCGGATGCGGCTTGGCCTGTCGATGATTGACGAAGACGACGCGGAGCCGCTGCTGCAGGATGTCGATGATATGCAGGGCATGTTGGATGCCTTCCTTGATTTCGCCAAAGGCACCGCTGAGGGGGAGGCCGAACCCCTGGACCCGCACGCCCTGATGCAGACTGCCGTAGAGGATGCGCAACGCGCTGGTCGCAACGTGACCTTGCTGCCACCCGAGGGCGACGGCACCGGTACCGTCCGGCTGCGCCGTATGGCGATCCTGCGCGCGGTGGATAACCTGATCTCGAACGGGGTGCGCTATGGGGCGCGGGCCGAGGTATCTGTGCTGCTGACGGATAAAACCCTGCGGATCAGGGTAGAGGACGACGGCCCCGGCATCCCCGAGGATCGCCGCATTGAGGCCGTGCGCCCGTTCTCGCGGCTTGACCCCGCGCGCAATCAGAACAGTGGCAGCGGCGGCGTGGGTCTTGGTCTTGCCATCGCGACCGACATCGCCCGCGCGCATGGCGGCGTGCTGCGGTTGGGCAGTTCGGACACTCTGGGCGGTCTGCGCGCGGATATCGTCATCGCACGGTAA
- a CDS encoding phage portal protein: MWPFKRKEPENETRSTGNGYTTQVMQARTDYIGGVDGVAELTGTVQGCVSLWEGGLSLSDVEGTDMLTPMMLALAGRALALRGECVFVIREDGLLPCSDWDLTTRYSKPTAYRVGVSDTGGGKSMTVLAGEVLHLRVGADVGMPYVGQSPLRRARLTASLLQTLELALSEVYANAPLGSSVIPFPEAPDQDMSDLARGFRGFRGKVLIRESVNVTAAGGPAPQTDLKPSDVSPDLSKAMTKETLVSARSSIEMVYGVLPALSNISTTGPMVREAQRHLAQWGLMPIAAMIGQEASEKLGNTVKLDVMRPLQAFDAGGRARALTAVVAAMAAAKETDIDPAMALKLVDWKHEAENE; encoded by the coding sequence ATGTGGCCATTCAAACGGAAAGAACCTGAGAACGAAACGCGGTCCACTGGCAACGGATACACAACGCAGGTGATGCAAGCGCGGACGGATTACATCGGCGGCGTTGATGGCGTTGCCGAACTCACTGGCACGGTGCAAGGCTGTGTGAGCCTCTGGGAAGGCGGTCTGAGCCTATCCGATGTGGAAGGCACCGACATGCTGACCCCGATGATGCTGGCGTTGGCTGGTCGCGCTCTGGCGTTGCGCGGGGAATGTGTGTTCGTGATCCGCGAGGACGGGTTGTTGCCGTGTTCGGATTGGGATTTGACCACACGTTATTCCAAGCCCACGGCCTACCGTGTTGGCGTCTCTGACACGGGCGGCGGCAAGTCTATGACGGTGCTGGCGGGCGAGGTGCTGCACCTGCGCGTTGGTGCTGATGTGGGTATGCCGTATGTCGGACAATCCCCGTTGCGGCGGGCGCGGCTTACGGCGAGTCTGTTGCAAACGCTGGAATTGGCCCTGTCCGAGGTCTACGCAAACGCGCCACTGGGTTCGTCTGTCATTCCGTTCCCTGAGGCACCTGACCAAGATATGAGCGATCTGGCGCGCGGGTTCCGTGGGTTTCGCGGCAAGGTGCTAATACGTGAGTCCGTCAACGTTACGGCGGCGGGTGGTCCTGCGCCTCAGACTGATTTGAAGCCGTCCGATGTGTCGCCTGACCTATCCAAAGCTATGACAAAGGAAACGCTGGTGTCGGCACGGTCCAGCATTGAAATGGTCTATGGGGTTCTACCCGCTCTAAGCAATATCAGCACAACGGGGCCAATGGTCAGAGAGGCGCAACGCCACCTTGCCCAATGGGGTCTTATGCCTATCGCAGCGATGATCGGGCAAGAGGCGTCCGAAAAGCTGGGAAATACGGTAAAGCTGGATGTAATGCGACCATTGCAGGCGTTTGATGCCGGTGGCCGCGCGAGGGCGCTTACGGCGGTTGTGGCAGCAATGGCAGCGGCCAAGGAAACAGACATTGATCCGGCAATGGCCCTCAAACTGGTGGATTGGAAGCATGAGGCCGAAAATGAATGA
- a CDS encoding phage major capsid protein, whose product MLDSLRITRRQSEIRQQLADLVGKPEPSEDETRSMETLDAEYRTNETRFRAALTAEDDERKEAGAELESRSETEWGELAGRFELRQVALALDEGRKLDGATAEMVEELRSAGGFQGIPVPLEALETRAGETLAGGVPDPIRTMPTIERLFAGSSATAMGCRMINVGVGEIEYPVATGGAQPGWAGSETGDVPGPQAYTTTDVPMKPDQTLGVQMKITRKALKQAGAGLEQAVRRDMSAAIQQETDRAIFLGSGSGGEPLGVFPGASAYGITETAIDAAASYAAFRAAVVRFMTANAASGPGAVNLLLRPEVFDSMDELISGLAISEWDRLVAKMGKTVLTTNGILAPAGDPAESMALLSTSTNGVAPVFCGMWGAVDLIRDPFSDAKSGQLRLTALTTMDVTVARGVQLEILTGIQ is encoded by the coding sequence ATGCTTGATTCACTAAGAATCACCCGGCGTCAGTCGGAAATCCGTCAACAGCTTGCCGACTTGGTAGGCAAACCCGAACCGTCTGAGGACGAAACGCGGTCTATGGAAACGCTGGATGCTGAGTATCGCACCAACGAAACGCGGTTCCGTGCGGCTTTGACAGCTGAGGACGATGAGCGCAAAGAAGCGGGGGCCGAACTGGAAAGCCGCTCTGAGACAGAATGGGGCGAACTTGCGGGCCGTTTTGAATTGCGCCAAGTCGCCCTAGCACTTGATGAAGGCCGCAAGCTGGACGGTGCAACCGCTGAAATGGTGGAAGAATTGCGCAGCGCGGGCGGGTTCCAAGGTATCCCTGTTCCCCTTGAGGCGCTGGAAACCCGTGCTGGTGAAACGCTTGCGGGCGGTGTTCCTGACCCAATCCGCACAATGCCAACGATTGAGCGCCTGTTCGCGGGTTCCTCTGCAACGGCGATGGGTTGCCGGATGATCAACGTGGGCGTGGGGGAAATCGAATACCCCGTTGCCACGGGTGGCGCACAACCGGGCTGGGCTGGCTCTGAGACTGGTGACGTGCCGGGGCCGCAAGCTTACACGACGACCGATGTGCCGATGAAGCCTGATCAGACACTGGGTGTTCAAATGAAGATCACCCGCAAGGCGTTAAAACAGGCGGGTGCAGGTCTGGAGCAAGCGGTACGGCGCGATATGTCGGCGGCAATCCAGCAAGAGACTGATCGTGCCATTTTCCTCGGCTCTGGTTCCGGTGGTGAGCCTTTGGGCGTTTTCCCCGGTGCATCCGCCTACGGCATCACAGAAACGGCCATCGATGCGGCGGCGTCCTATGCCGCGTTCCGTGCTGCGGTCGTGCGGTTTATGACGGCGAACGCGGCAAGCGGCCCCGGTGCGGTTAACCTACTGTTGCGTCCTGAGGTCTTTGACAGCATGGACGAACTGATTAGCGGTCTGGCAATCTCTGAGTGGGACCGTTTGGTGGCAAAGATGGGCAAGACCGTCCTGACCACCAACGGCATCTTGGCCCCGGCTGGTGATCCGGCTGAAAGCATGGCGCTCCTGTCCACATCCACAAACGGGGTGGCTCCGGTGTTCTGCGGCATGTGGGGGGCGGTGGATCTGATCCGCGATCCGTTCAGTGATGCAAAGTCTGGGCAATTGCGCCTGACGGCACTGACCACAATGGATGTTACGGTTGCGCGTGGTGTGCAACTCGAAATCCTGACTGGTATTCAGTGA